A region of Dermochelys coriacea isolate rDerCor1 chromosome 1, rDerCor1.pri.v4, whole genome shotgun sequence DNA encodes the following proteins:
- the LOC122459219 gene encoding uncharacterized protein LOC122459219: MDAAWLNPEEQACSEQVQQIFLGSRQPYTKATYLGKWKCFSIWASQCTLSPSQSSLQSILVCLLHLKQQGLALISIKVHLAAISAFHPPVNSRLVFSQEMTIWIFNLNLVLSRLTGLTFKPLASCHLLLLSWKVAFLVAIISARRVSEIKVFMSELPYYTVLFKVQLCPNLAFLPKVVSQFHNKQAIFLPVSSRNITRTLRNGSFTRTLDMPLLFILRRTKPFRKSTQLFVAVAERMRGGLPVFAQRILSWITACIWACYEQENVLPQSSLTAHSTQAQASSAACLAQVQIQDICRVATWSLVHTFTSHYSITQQAQGSYRRVSMNSEPTSWGTACESPNVEWA, from the exons atggatgctgcatggctgaacccAGAAGAACAGGCTTGCTCAGAACAGGTCCAGCAGATCTTTCTAGGTAGTAGACAGCCTTATACCAAGGCTACCTACCTGGGTAAGTGGAAGTGTTTCTCGATTTGGGCTTCTCAATGCACTCTCTCTCCATCTCAATCttctctccagtctatcttggtCTGTTTGCTCCACTTAAAGCAGCAGGGCCTGGCTCTCATATCTATCAAGGTACACTTAGCAGCCATCTCAGCATTCCACCCTCCAGTGAACAGCAGGTTAGTGTTTTCCCAGGAGATGACAATATGGATTTTC AACTTAAACCTGGTTCTGTCAAGACTCACAGGTCTCACCTTTAAGCCGTTAGCATCGTGCCACCTGCTACTTCTCTCTTGGAAGGTCGCCTTCCTAGTGGCGATCATCTCAGCCAGAAGGGTCTCTGAAATCAAGGTCTTTATGTCAGAATTGCCTTACTACACTGTGTTATTTAAGGTCCAGCTGTGCCCCAATCTGGCTTTCCTACCAAAGGTGGTGTCACAATTCCATAACAAGCAAGCCATTTTCCTACCAGTCTCTTCCAGAAACATAACAAGAACTCTGAGGAACGGCAGCTTCACTCGGACGTTAGACATGCCCTTGCTTTTTATATTGAGAAGGACAAAACCCTTCCGCAAGTCTACACAACTCTTCGTAGCAGTAGCGGAAAGGATGAGAGGGGGGCTTCCTGTGTTCGCCCAGAGGATCTTGTCCTGGATAACTGCCTGTATTTGGGCTTGCTATGAGCAGGAGAATGTCCTGCCTCAGTCCTCCTTAACCGCTCACTCCACACAAGCCCAGGCTTCATCAGCAGCATGTCTCGCGCAGGTCCAAATTCAGGACATCTGCAGAGTTGCAACCTGGTCGTTGGTGCATACCTTCACATCCCACTACAGCATTACCCAGCAGGCCCAAGGCAGTTACAGAAGAGTGTccatgaactctgagcccacttcctggggtactgcttgtgagtcacctaacgTGGAATgggcatga